A region of the Arachis hypogaea cultivar Tifrunner chromosome 15, arahy.Tifrunner.gnm2.J5K5, whole genome shotgun sequence genome:
ttatttttaatatgataattacataaaaaaatataacaatatcaataatacattataaaattataaagtatcaataatttatagcgtgtttagttaaaaatgatcacatattttattaattaaaattaattcttttaaaaatttttaaaaaattgaaaataaatgatAAACTATTGATTATTTGAAAGACACAATACATTTATAGAATAGaagatataaatatttttataaagtttttctttcaacaacgtaaatttagaaaaaaaataaatattttttataaaaaaaatacctaaataAAGTATATAATGTGATTACCAAAATATAACTAcgtaagttattattaatataataatataaattttaaatatgttaatataaaataaataaatgatttttttaaataaatataaagatgattatataaaaactaatttaaaagttATAAAGACTTGAGcatatgatattaaattagttaaataaaaaatattagtaaattaaacaattaaaatataaatttatcacataataaaagataatacatataaaaatattaaattatataatattttttatttttttaaatatatatctcatatataaatataatttctaaaaattttgggGGAGGCGAGGCCTCATGATAATGCACATGCTCATTCTTTTTCCCATGCCCCTAGCTAAGTCACCAAAACTTAGCACAATTGTTACCATGTTTCTGATGAGAACCTACCGAATTATCATGGATTAGGTTAGGATCCTTTTggacaaaaattaattaaaaaaatgatcatGTTTAGTTGGATTTAATAATAAGGCTAGGTAAAAGGattgatttgtttattttattgaaaTCACTCCATCCAATGGTGTTGTTTTTACGTAGGCTTTGAGATGATCAAAGCACTgcactattattttttatgttaaatgttttCTTTTTAAAGGTAAGTTATAAAGTTCGTTTGTATTTGACGATTGGCTGATGAAAGGAGATAAGCTTGAAATTCGATTTCATTTGATTGATTGTGTTATAGATAATTAGATACTAGATTTGTGGGCTGGAATTATATTGATGATAACATAAAAATTATCCATGTTATAGTGTTTAtagtaattatggtatttttaaaaatattgttaaaataaaagtaatattttttattatttaataatgtattataagtttaaaatattaaaaaattaatttaaattttaacaatatGTGTATAACTACTATTGTTATCataatcatatatgcattataaactctataaaaatattagtaaaaattgtATAACTTTCCATATAACAATCTTATTtttaattctataaaaaaattacaaaaaattagtTCAACGTATTTGAGAATAATAGATATAAGaagacaataaataaataaaaaaagtccatTTCATCTTACTAATTTATACCATCTTATAGATGTTGGTATGAAAAAATTCCAAGTATGCCAGCAGTTTTACGGTTATTTCAACcatgtatatattttatgattgGAATTAGTAACTGATATGGAAGCTATCAATACGAATTATAATTTGGTATTGTCCGTTATAATTCGGCATTTATGACCTATAAATCAAACAATAAATATTTCCGTCTTAGCCGAGCATTACCCGTTATAGCTCGGCACTCAGGAGCAATAACTCGGTCGGGTTAATGTTCTATCATAATCGACGTTCAAACAGCACAACAATCGCTTACGTTACTCATCATATCAAAATCGACGTTAACGCCAAAAGCATAACGGATGAGAAACCCACTATATAAAGCAAGGTAAAGTATTTTCTTCATTAAGTTCAAACAATACAAGATAActttggagtgcctttgcaggtacactcccccctccCCCTCTCTTATTTGCTCGCACTCTTACGTCACGTTGAGAAGAAAGCTCGGGTTCAAGGATTGGACGTTCAGTCACCGAGGTGATAGCTCGACAATCATCCATCATCAGGGGCCGATCTATTTCGCaagcaagaacaattggcgcccactGTGGGGCCGAAGAAATAAGTCTTTTCTTTTGGTCCTGCTACCTTCACTTACACTCATGACTGACGTACTACCTCCTTCCCCATCCGAACTTCTGCGGATGGTAACCGAGCTGCAACAAGCTAATCAGCGTATGGCAGAGGAGAATCAAAGAATGGCTGCCCAAATCGCCGATATGAACAACGCCCGTATCGAGAATAACAACATTCATCGGCAACAACCAGAAGACAACGAACATCATTCTGATCCTTCCCATGTTTCGGAGACCATCCGAGTTGAAGAAGCCCAACCTGAAGATGAAAATGAATAGCCCGACGAACTTGTGGGACCCTTCACACTAGAAGTGATAAACTTCAAACTTCCACGAAGATTCACCCTGCCATTGACACTCACACCTTATGATGGGCTCGGAGATCCGAAGAAGTTCCTCAAGAAATTTCGATCAATAATGATCGTTAACGGTGTATCAGATACTGTTTTATGCCGTTGTTTTTCGAATTatttagacggtcctgcacttgattggcTTTCTGCTTTGTTTGCAGGTTCTATCTCACGATTTCAGCAGCTGGCCAAGCTATTTGAAGAACACTTCGCTGGATCCGCAATTTATCTGCATGACTCGAATTATCTGAACACTATTAAGCAGAGGCAAAATGAAAGTTTGAAGGACTATATGACTCGCTTCACCAAAGTCGCCAttaataaaccccatttgtagggtttatcttatgttgaatttagagggttttatcatctttacccacatttatccaatgaaatagcatggttttgtaaattctcctttaaatgtgcttaagagtgaaaacatgatttttaggcccttaattgtttaatattgatttacctttgattccattatatgccttgatatgtttgttaagtgatttcagatttaggaggcaaagactagatcaagggaatgaaagaaaagcatgtaaaaatggagaactcatgaagaaatgaaggaatcgcaaaagctgtcaagccgacctcttcgcacttaatcgaccataacttgagctacagaggtccaaatgatgcagttctagtttcgttggaaagctaacatctgaggcttcaaaacgatataaaatttgccataattACATCACGAATAGGGGCGCGCACACGCATGGTACTCGTACACGCCAATGGGTGCACATGATTTACTTAACGCAACTcatggccaacgaattctaaagccttgtggacccaatccaactcatttctgatgctatttaagccaatgaTTGAAGGAGAATTAACATACTTTcacacattattttattttagtttaatttttggagggagagttaatttctagagagagaagctctcacttctctctagagttaggattaggtttagatctagatctacttcttctcctcttctaattttcctttcTCTTACCTAATTGTtcttttgtagttgtagaattcttcttatcttataattcctttgtattgttagttgtagtttatgaactttcttttgtagctctacatttcttcttcaatgcaattggtaagttctttgttgtttcatgattattttccttttctattgttgatctcttgctattctagttagatctctctcttttagttatgagtttaccTTTCTATTATTTTGtctttctattgttaatctcttacttttgtagttgtagattcctttaattcttgcaatttactatgcttttcttttatgcctttcaagtgtttgatgaaatgcttggttagattttagagtagattttattgTTCTTGGcatgggaaggtaacttaggaactcttgagttgctaatgtccaagtgattgacgattgagagccattaactctagatctcactaattaaattggtggagaactaagacttatggacttggattgacatagctcatttgactttcctttattagttagaggatgacttaatggagttgatccttgccaattttcatgttgtggttagtgatagggatagagattcttgaccaccaaaccttgccaagaccttttgttatttgaatttcatttccatttacttttcatgtttcttatccaaaatcccaaaatatacaactcataaccaataacaagaacacttgtttgcaattcctagggagaacgacccgaggttcaatacttcggtttataaatttaggggtttgttacttgtgacagccaaatttttgtatgaaaggattattgttggtttagaagctatactttacaacgagacttcaattgtgaattctagaccacacaaaagtctaaTCATCAGCCATCAGCATACCTGACCTCCATCCCGAGGTCCATCTGCATGCAATCAAAAGCGGCCTCCGACCTGGGAAGTTCCAAGAAACAATTGCGGTGGCCAAACCAAAGACCCTTGCCGAATTCCGTGAGAAAGCCAAAGGCCAAATCAATATCGAAGAACTCAGACAAGCTCGAAAGTCTGACAGAGCAAATTACAGAGACGAGGATAAAGCTCCGAGTAGTAAGAAAGGTTTTAAACTAAAACCTCGTTTTGATTCTTATGCACAGTTCAACACTAAGCGAGAGGATATAATCAAAGAAATTCTGAATTCAAAAATCATCAAGCCACCAAGGAAGGCCGGCACTTACCAGGAAACTAGGAATGTAGACAAATCTAAATATTGTGCTTTCCACCAGAAGCATGGCCACACCACTGATGACTGTGTGGTGGCAAAAGATCTCTTGGAATGATTAGCTCGGCAAGGCCATCTTGACAAGTACATTGGAGGTCACATTCAAAAACGTACCACACCTTCCAGCAACGATGATTGGTCATAACAACAACACCGAGGAAAAGAAAAGTCATCCTCAAGCCAATATAAAAAGCCCCGACGTATAATCAATTGTATTTCAGGGGGATACGCCAGTGGAGGACCCTCAAGCTCGGCCAAGAAGAGATCATTCCGGGCTATATGCTCGGTGGGTGGCCCTCAGCACGAAGCCAGCGTCGCAACCTAGCTTCTGCGAGTGACATTCACACACGCCGActttgattcaagcatacataaCCTAGATGATCCTGTCATCATCGCTCTACAATTGGGGGATCTGTTGGTAAGGAAAGTACTCCTGGATCCCGGAAGCAGCACCGGCATTCTATTCTACTCAACATTCCAAAAAATGAAGCTCAGCGACAACATCCTCCAATCAACAAGAGGAGACCTTGTCGGTTTCTCGGGTGAACGAGTTCCAATATTAGGatcagtgtggttacaaaccacactgggtgagcatcctctttccaaaacatGTGACATTCAATATTTAGTAGTAGACTGCTTTAGCCCATATAATCTCATACTTGGCCGACCTTTTTTGAACAAGTTTGGCGCCATTGTATCTACAGTTCACCTGTGTGTTAAGTTCCCTTTGCAGGACGATCAAGTCGTAACAATCCATGGGGATCATAAAGAGGCACGCCAATGTTACAAAATCAGCATGAAGCTACCAAATCGTTCCAAGCAACAAGTCAACAACCTCCACCACGTCGCTAATAGCTCGGCATTAGCTGACCCTGATCCAAGAGCCGACTTTCTTGAGCGACCAACACCATCAGGTGACTTACAGAAAGTGTATTTCAATCATGATCCTAACAAATATACTTATGTAGGTACATCAATAGATGCGGTGGAGTTAAAGGCCATCACGACCTTTCTACAAGAACAAGCCGACCTATTCGCATGGACGCCCTCTGACATGCCCGGCATCGATCCATAAATCATCAGCCATAAATTAGCTATAAACCCGTCCGTACGACCAATGcaacagaagaaaagaaaactcgGCGATGAAAAGAAAAAAGCATCATTAGAGGAAATTCAAAAGCTGATCAATGCAGAAAACATCAAAGAAATCAGATTTACTACTTGATTGCCaaacgtggtaatggtaaggaaaCAAAACGGTAAGtagcgcatgtgcgtcgactttactgACTTAAACAAAGCTTGCCCGAAAGATTCTTATCCTTTACCATCCATAGATTCTTTGGTAGATAACGCTTCCAGTTATGCTACCTTgagtttcatggatgcctattcggGTTATAATCAAATCCTCATGCATCTATATGATCAGAATAAAACGGCATTTATCACTGAATTCGGTAACTACTGCTATAAAGTTATGCCCTTTGgactaaagaatgcaggagcAACTTACCAGCGTCTTATGGACAAAGTCTTCGccaaacagatcggcagaaatATAGAGGTATATGTCGACAACATGGTTGCCAAGACGAAGACCGGCAAAAACCATATTGACGACTTATCAGAAATCTTCGGCCAAATACGCAACTACAACATGCGTCTAAACCCAGAGAAATGCGCCTTCGCAGTTCAAGGTGGAAAGTTCCTAGGTTTTTTAGTAACAAACAGGGGCATTGAGGCGAATCCTGACAAATGCCGAGCAGTTGTGGATATGACAAGcctaaaaatagtaaaagaaGTCCAACGCCTCACCGGAAGGCTCGCCGCACTATCGAGATTTGTCCCATGCTTAGCTTCAAAATCTATTCCTTTTTtccaaacaataaaaaagaaaaacaaatttcaatGGAACGACGATTGTGAGAGAGCTTTCAACACACTAAAAACAACCCTCTCACAACCGCTGATTTTACAAAAACCATTTCAAGGGGAAGATTTATTCTTGTATTTATCAGTCACTGATTGGGCGATAAGCTCCGCTCTTGTTATAGAAAGGGACAAAACTCAACATCCAGTATACTTTGTCAGTAAAACTCTCCAACACGCCGAGCTCAACTATCCTAGAATCGAAAAGCTGGCTTTAGCATTAATATTCTCAGCAAGAAGACTCCGACCTTATTTCTAAAGTCATGTCATCTATGTCAGGACCGATCACCCATTACGCCAAGTGCTACATAAACCAGAAATTGCAGGCAGACTTATTAAATGGTCAATAGAATTGTCGGAGTTCGACATCAGGTACCAATCAAGAGGACCGATTAAGTCACAATTCCTGGCCGATTTAATTGTAGAACTTACTATACCTTCAGAGGGCAACCATACAACAGAGTGGATCTTATACGTCGACGGCTCATCCAACAATGAGGGCTGTGGTGCCGAAATCCGTCTGGAAGCTGACGATGGCTTTATTCTCGAACATTCCTTACACCTATCTTTCAAAGCTAGTAATAATCAATCAGAATACGAAGCCCTCATTGCAGGACTCTGACTTTGTTTATATCTCCACATCTCCGCTATAAAGGTATACTGCGACTCCCTATAGGTAGTACAACGGGTAAACGACCTTTTTCAAGTAAGGGACCCTCTCCTTTCTAAATACTTATTGCTAGTAAAAGATttgacttcaaaattttcaaaatttgaaatacaaCACATACCACGAGAACAAAACCAAAGGGCCGACATATTATCTAAACTCGGTAGCACACAATCCGACTTATCCACATTGCAGCAATCCATTATTACCTCTCCAAGTGTTAGCCTAACAGATGTGTTAAGTGTTACACAGGAACAAGATTGGCAAGACGACTGCATACAATATCTGAAAACAGGTCATGTACCAGATAAGGTCAACAACGCAAAACGGTTCCGGAGACAAGCATCTTTTTTCACATTACTCAATGGGACTTTATACTGCCGAGGATATACTCGCCCGTTACTAAAATGCCTTACCAAAGCTGAAGCTGATCTAGCATTGTCCGAAGCACATGAAGGAATTTGCGAAACACATACGGGAGCTCGGAGTTTAGCCTAAAAAATCCTCCGCTCCAGTTTCTTTTGGCCGACCTTACAACATGATAGCAAGAATAAGGTTCAGACTTGTGAAATTTCCAGAAACATGCACCACTCATACACATCCCTACCGAGCACCTGCATTATTCCGACGTAAGTTGGCCCTTCCATCAATGGGGGCTGGATATCCTCGGTCCGTTTCCAACGGCACCGGGATaggtggtgcacggaattgtgatcacacttttcacaactctggtacaaataaccagcaagtgcactgggtcgtccaagtaataaaaccttacacgagtaagggtcgatcccacagagattgccagcttgaagcaagctatggtcatcctgtaaatcttagtcaggcggattcaattggttatgagttttgatcattgaaagataaataaaacgtaaattaaagtaaagatacttatgtaattcattggtgggaatttcatataagtgtttggagatgctttgttgcttctgaacctctgctttcctattgtcttcatccaatcatgcgtgctcccttccatggcaagctgtatgttggtggatcaccgttgtcaatggctaccatccgtcctctcagtgaaaatagtccaggcacggcttctgtacggctaatcatctgtcggatctctcgtctcggatgaaaaatatcaggcacagctaccgcacagctaatcatctatcggttctcacttgtgtcggaataggatatctctatccttttgcacactgtcactacgcccaacattcgtgagtttgaagcttgtttgTTCTAGCCTTTatcacgaaggttctgatctctaTGAGTTCaactgctctgttgtcaggagatgcaagtcaaagtcacaaaccagaggcctaagagattatactccacctgtcgtctaatgactacgttgaacatcatgtagaccgcttgtggttgtcaggcacacggatcttggctaagcgagtaatgaagatagtgggtgattgtcacgggtcacccctttattttgacttaactgaattaagaacgagagtatatcttggagaagagacatgcgtgaattgaaagagaaacaatagtactttcattaattcatgaagaacagcagagcttcgcaccttaatctatgaggtgtagaaactccaccgtagaaaatacataagaaaaaaatGTCTTGGCATGAtcgtgtggccagcctccaaatgtgaaaaatggcataagataagaatacaatagtaaaaagtgctatttatactaaactagttactaaggattatagaaaataagtaactaagtgcagatagtgcagaaattcactttcggggcccacttggtgtgtgcttgggctgagcattgagctttacacgtgcataggccttttctagagttaaacgccagcttggatgccagtttgggtgtttaactccagttctggtgccagttccggcgttttacgccagaaaagggtctctggctggcattgaacgcaagtttgggccatcaaatctcgagcaaagtataaactattatatatttctgaaaagcccaagatgttagctttccagcccaattgagaacgcgtcaattggacttctgtagctccataaaaacgtgtttgagtgtagggaggtcagaatccaacagcatctgcagtcctttctcagcctctgaatcagatttttgctcaagtccctcaattttagccagaaaatacctgaaattacagaaaaatacacaaactcatagtaaagtccagaaatatgatttttgcataaaaactaataaaaatataataaaaagtaactaaaacatgctaaaaactacctaaaaacaatgccaaaaagcgtataaattatccgctcatcaacagataaaatttttaatcGTTGCAATTGATTATTTCTCAAAGTGGGTTGAAGCCCAACCTTTAGCCAAAATCACATCACAACAAATGATTTCTTTCACTTGGAAAAATATTATTTGCCGCTTCGGCATTCCTCACCATATCATCACTGACAATGGTCGCCAGTTCGCCGACCACAAATTTCAATCCTTTTTGCAGAACCTTAAGGTCAAGCAACATTTTGCCTCCGTTAAACATCCTTAGACAAACGGATTAGCAGAGGCCGCAAATAAGGTCATACTGCATGCATTAAAGAAAAAGTTAGATGATGCCAAAGGACTTTGGGCCGAACTAATACCTGAAATCCTTTGGGATACAATACAACAccacaatcatcaataaaagagaCACCATTTCGGCTAGTGTATGGCTCTGAAGCTATGATACCTCTAGAGATCTCGCAAAGCTCCGTCAGAACTCAGCTCGGTAACCAAGATGAAGCTCGGCGAGCCAAGTTAGATCTCATTAAAGAAATAAGGGAAACAGCAACACTTTGACAACGCGCGGATCAACAAACAATTGCTTGATGACATAATAAATCGGTAAGAAACCGATCATTTCAAACAGGCGAGCTAGTTCTTCAAAAGACAGAAACGGCACGGAG
Encoded here:
- the LOC112749143 gene encoding uncharacterized protein; translated protein: MIVNGVSDTVLCRCFSNYLDGPALDWLSALFAGSISRFQQLAKLFEEHFAGSAIYLHDSNYLNTIKQRQNETISIPDLHPEVHLHAIKSGLRPGKFQETIAVAKPKTLAEFREKAKGQINIEELRQARKSDRANYRDEDKAPSSKKGFKLKPRFDSYAQFNTKREDIIKEILNSKIIKPPRKAGTYQETRNVDKSKYCAFHQKHGHTTDDCVVAKDLLE